One Kiritimatiellia bacterium genomic window carries:
- a CDS encoding TolC family protein, whose translation MPEKRIALWCTLCCLLAARPGPAQESPTDAEPRRVVTIAVVRDGPCAYFSNLFEHVRTELDVLAGEEWDIRWKDDPGYDANWEASRVEAALQKALADDGVDLVFLSGILVTEHAARGAFDLARPVISGFVQDPDAVGMPYNEEGYSTRTNFNFVVVPLRSARDIEEFRELAAFDRLTVLVDRTLLDGIPELEPEIQRFAREFGAVFRVVPLGLRADEALNQLGPDDRAVYLTPAMRMEEPEWQRLLDGLNERGILSFSLMGHEDVRRGALAGLAPDISIRLARRLALNMEQVLRGTPPEDLPVRMDVEEKLMINARTAAKIGFYPPFRVLQRAEILYRDEFPLGDTLTLDTAMQLAAANNIDLAVKTEETEVAREDRNKALTTLFPQASANARHYRVDSDRAEASGGLQPEDASLGGVSITQLVFSDPALAAYRSLKRLHRVKEFEREALRLDVALEAGRAFLDYLSARAVYRIEMDNLDLTRRNLDLARVRHGAGTSGPEEIYRWEAELAKRQGAVANAEATMLKALAALNQSMGAPIDKTWDPREISAGDAAYYYLGPEFNDLISNERNYNILMRTVQEGALRDSPELQAVDLAIEAQRIQLAQLRRRPLVPDIGLQFAYDHTFDETIAGPTLAAGPAADDDEWTASVQATWPFFSGGGEAVEAARARAELRRLQNVRAQTAQLIEQRAYTAMYATWGSSPNIRLTRLAAEAAAKNLAVIQDKYARGAVSILDLLDAQNQAFLQNQDAELAVYQFVSDVMGVQRAMASLGALSTAGERAAWIEHLKRQIEEPTEQGGKP comes from the coding sequence ATGCCTGAAAAACGAATCGCGCTGTGGTGCACCTTGTGCTGTCTTCTCGCCGCCCGCCCGGGCCCCGCCCAGGAATCCCCGACCGACGCGGAGCCGCGCCGCGTGGTGACCATCGCCGTGGTGCGGGACGGCCCGTGCGCGTATTTCAGCAACCTCTTCGAGCACGTGCGGACCGAGCTCGACGTGCTGGCCGGCGAGGAATGGGATATCCGGTGGAAAGACGATCCCGGCTACGACGCGAACTGGGAGGCCTCGCGCGTGGAGGCCGCGCTCCAAAAGGCGCTGGCCGACGACGGCGTGGACCTGGTGTTCTTGAGCGGCATCCTGGTGACCGAGCACGCCGCGCGCGGCGCCTTCGACCTGGCCCGGCCGGTCATCAGCGGCTTCGTCCAGGACCCGGACGCCGTGGGCATGCCCTACAACGAGGAAGGGTATTCCACGCGCACGAACTTCAACTTCGTCGTCGTGCCGCTCCGGTCGGCGCGCGACATCGAGGAGTTCCGGGAACTCGCCGCGTTCGACCGGCTGACCGTCCTGGTGGACCGCACGCTGCTCGACGGCATCCCGGAGCTGGAACCGGAGATCCAGCGGTTCGCCCGCGAATTCGGGGCGGTCTTCCGGGTGGTCCCGCTGGGCCTCCGCGCGGACGAGGCGCTGAACCAGCTCGGGCCGGACGACCGGGCGGTGTACCTGACGCCCGCCATGCGCATGGAGGAGCCCGAGTGGCAGCGGCTCCTGGACGGCCTGAACGAGCGGGGGATTCTCTCGTTTTCCCTGATGGGCCACGAGGACGTCCGGCGCGGCGCGCTCGCCGGGCTGGCACCCGACATCTCGATCCGCCTGGCGCGGCGGCTGGCGCTGAACATGGAGCAGGTCCTGCGCGGCACGCCGCCGGAGGACCTGCCCGTCCGGATGGACGTGGAGGAAAAGCTGATGATCAACGCGCGCACCGCCGCGAAGATCGGCTTCTACCCGCCGTTCCGCGTCCTGCAGCGCGCGGAGATCCTGTACCGGGACGAGTTCCCGCTGGGCGATACCCTGACGCTGGACACGGCGATGCAACTGGCCGCGGCGAACAACATCGACCTCGCGGTCAAGACGGAGGAAACGGAGGTCGCGCGCGAGGACCGCAACAAGGCGCTGACGACGCTCTTCCCGCAGGCGTCCGCCAACGCCCGGCATTACCGGGTCGATTCCGACCGCGCGGAAGCGTCCGGCGGCCTCCAGCCGGAAGACGCCTCCCTGGGCGGCGTCTCGATCACGCAGTTGGTGTTCAGCGACCCGGCGCTGGCGGCTTACCGTTCCTTGAAGCGGCTGCACCGGGTCAAGGAGTTCGAGCGGGAGGCCCTGCGGCTGGATGTGGCGCTGGAGGCCGGGCGCGCCTTCCTCGACTACCTGTCCGCCCGCGCGGTGTACCGCATCGAAATGGACAACCTCGACCTCACCCGGCGGAACCTCGACCTGGCGCGGGTCCGGCACGGCGCGGGGACCTCGGGGCCGGAGGAAATCTACCGGTGGGAGGCGGAGCTGGCGAAGCGGCAGGGTGCCGTGGCCAACGCCGAGGCGACCATGCTGAAGGCGCTGGCGGCCCTCAACCAGTCCATGGGCGCCCCGATCGACAAGACCTGGGACCCGCGGGAGATCTCCGCCGGCGACGCGGCGTACTACTATCTCGGCCCCGAATTCAACGACCTGATCTCCAACGAGCGAAACTACAACATCCTGATGCGGACCGTGCAGGAGGGCGCCCTGCGGGATTCGCCGGAACTGCAGGCCGTGGACCTGGCGATCGAGGCGCAGCGCATCCAGCTGGCCCAGTTGAGACGGCGGCCGCTCGTTCCCGATATCGGCCTGCAATTCGCCTACGATCACACGTTCGACGAGACGATCGCGGGTCCGACGCTCGCCGCGGGCCCGGCCGCCGATGACGACGAGTGGACCGCCAGCGTGCAGGCCACGTGGCCGTTCTTCTCCGGCGGCGGGGAGGCCGTGGAAGCGGCCCGGGCGCGGGCGGAACTGCGCCGGCTCCAGAACGTCCGCGCGCAGACGGCGCAGCTGATCGAGCAGCGGGCCTACACGGCGATGTATGCGACGTGGGGCTCCTCGCCCAACATCCGGCTGACCCGCCTCGCGGCGGAGGCCGCCGCCAAGAACCTGGCCGTGATCCAGGACAAGTACGCGCGCGGGGCGGTATCGATCCTCGACCTGCTCGACGCGCAGAACCAGGCATTCCTGCAGAACCAGGACGCGGAGCTGGCCGTGTACCAGTTCGTGTCCGACGTCATGGGCGTGCAGCGCGCCATGGCCTCGCTGGGCGCGCTCTCCACGGCGGGGGAGCGCGCGGCATGGATCGAGCATCTCAAGCGGCAGATCGAGGAACCCACGGAGCAGGGAGGCAAGCCATGA
- a CDS encoding radical SAM protein translates to MGETPEAVCDGTRSSDIGGGAVWRGLAPVLRRPWIAARLVSLQLEKRYFAWRYPPHPDGRAGKIRQVSLRLTDLCNLRCATCGQWGEQGYLRGQDLKKLKAAEVAPARHIELFRDLAEHGHRPIVYLWGGEPMLYDGVLDLVDSATRLRMPVAIATNGTRVAEAAARLVRAPLFLLQVSIDGHNAELHNRLRPSAAGTDNFKAIEAGLEAVRRSRGRSGLPLIASLTTISRENAPHLADLYEAFAGRVDMFVYYLAWWIDEPRAAAHDRDFERRFGFAPRRHRGWIGGWKPDRPEDLHAQIQAVLRRSRRRGAPPVVLIPRLKTADDLRRYYADHASDFGFRRCLSIYHALEVNSNGDVSPCRDYHDFVVGNAKESTFTDLWNDERYRAFRRSLAKDGLMPVCTRCCGLMGY, encoded by the coding sequence ATGGGCGAGACACCCGAGGCGGTCTGCGACGGGACCCGGAGCAGCGACATCGGAGGCGGCGCCGTCTGGCGTGGGCTGGCCCCCGTCCTCCGGCGGCCCTGGATCGCGGCGCGGCTGGTCTCGCTCCAGCTGGAAAAGCGCTATTTCGCATGGCGTTATCCTCCGCATCCGGATGGCCGGGCGGGAAAAATCCGCCAGGTCAGCCTGCGCCTGACCGATCTCTGCAACCTGCGGTGCGCCACCTGCGGGCAGTGGGGCGAACAAGGTTACCTGCGCGGGCAGGACCTCAAGAAACTCAAGGCCGCGGAAGTCGCGCCCGCCCGCCACATCGAGCTGTTCCGCGACCTGGCGGAGCACGGGCACCGGCCGATCGTCTACCTGTGGGGCGGCGAGCCGATGCTCTACGACGGCGTGCTGGACCTGGTGGACTCCGCCACCCGCCTCCGGATGCCCGTGGCCATCGCGACCAACGGCACGCGCGTGGCCGAGGCCGCGGCGCGGCTGGTCCGCGCGCCGCTGTTCCTGCTCCAGGTCTCCATCGACGGGCATAACGCCGAGTTGCACAACCGCCTGCGGCCCTCCGCTGCCGGCACCGACAACTTCAAGGCCATCGAGGCCGGGCTCGAGGCGGTGCGCCGGTCCCGCGGAAGGAGCGGGCTCCCGCTGATCGCCAGCCTCACGACCATTTCCCGCGAGAACGCGCCCCATCTCGCGGACCTCTACGAGGCGTTCGCCGGGCGCGTGGATATGTTCGTCTACTACCTCGCGTGGTGGATCGACGAGCCCCGCGCGGCGGCGCACGACCGGGATTTCGAGCGCCGCTTCGGGTTCGCGCCGCGCCGGCACCGGGGCTGGATCGGCGGCTGGAAGCCCGACCGGCCGGAGGATCTGCACGCGCAGATCCAGGCCGTGCTCCGGCGCTCGCGCCGGCGCGGCGCGCCGCCGGTCGTGCTGATTCCCCGGCTGAAGACGGCGGACGACCTGCGGCGCTATTATGCCGACCACGCCAGCGATTTCGGGTTCCGCCGCTGCCTGTCGATCTACCACGCCCTCGAGGTCAACAGCAACGGCGACGTCTCCCCGTGCCGCGACTATCACGACTTCGTGGTCGGCAACGCGAAAGAGAGCACCTTCACGGATTTGTGGAACGACGAACGCTATCGCGCCTTCCGCCGCAGCCTCGCGAAGGACGGCCTGATGCCCGTCTGCACCCGATGCTGCGGGCTCATGGGATACTGA
- a CDS encoding PIG-L family deacetylase — MWLAALGCFGEEPDSIPVPILEWRADERVLVLAPHPGDETIGCGATIRQLADSGVPVRVAFLTCGEHSQWSLDLYRARLAVPPDEVSTLGPLRMREAQAAAAELGLQADDLIFLGYPDFGTLNIWCAHWAEAMPFRSMLTRTREVPYAEALHPGAPYKGEVLLADLKDVIRDFRPTRILVSHPADQHPDHQAFYLFTRVALWDLAVEPAPERLPYLVHYTDWPAQGSEVWHCAPPDLARAANWRGVAAADDQAAARDRALEAHQTDEGFSSGRLRQFARRNDLYGEFPDVPVGREPIPLDTGDAAQILPENLYPEEKDRYVGIERRTVCLEEDALKLDLRLNRALEQGMGLSVYVFGYHPDRSFEHMPKLHICLKAFSVEILDQARLWPPGGLSVKKTGPVIQLRIPLAALGSPDRVLTGARTYLNEVPLNWAPWRVLRISPASESSSRAGME, encoded by the coding sequence GTGTGGTTAGCCGCCCTGGGGTGCTTTGGGGAGGAGCCCGATTCTATCCCTGTCCCGATTCTGGAATGGCGGGCCGATGAGCGGGTGCTGGTCCTGGCCCCGCATCCCGGGGACGAGACGATTGGCTGCGGGGCGACGATCCGGCAACTGGCGGATTCCGGCGTGCCCGTGCGCGTGGCGTTCCTGACCTGCGGCGAGCACAGCCAGTGGTCGCTCGATCTTTATCGCGCTCGGCTGGCGGTTCCACCCGACGAGGTCAGCACGCTGGGGCCTCTCCGCATGCGCGAGGCGCAGGCGGCGGCGGCCGAACTCGGACTCCAGGCCGACGATCTGATCTTCCTTGGTTATCCGGACTTCGGCACGTTGAACATCTGGTGCGCGCACTGGGCGGAGGCGATGCCGTTCCGCAGCATGCTCACCCGGACTCGCGAAGTGCCGTATGCCGAGGCGCTCCACCCCGGGGCGCCATACAAGGGCGAGGTGCTGCTGGCCGACCTGAAGGACGTGATCCGGGATTTCCGGCCGACCCGGATTCTGGTTTCGCATCCGGCCGACCAGCATCCCGATCACCAGGCCTTCTATCTCTTCACCCGCGTGGCGCTCTGGGACCTGGCCGTTGAGCCGGCGCCGGAGCGGCTGCCGTACCTTGTTCATTACACGGATTGGCCGGCACAAGGCTCCGAGGTCTGGCATTGCGCGCCCCCGGACCTGGCCCGCGCGGCGAACTGGCGCGGAGTTGCGGCGGCGGATGACCAGGCGGCCGCCCGGGACCGAGCGCTCGAGGCGCATCAGACCGACGAGGGATTCAGTTCCGGACGGCTTCGACAGTTTGCCCGGCGCAATGACCTCTACGGCGAATTCCCGGATGTGCCAGTGGGACGCGAACCTATTCCCCTGGATACCGGCGACGCCGCGCAAATCCTTCCCGAGAATCTGTACCCGGAGGAAAAAGATCGTTACGTGGGCATCGAGCGCCGTACCGTATGCCTGGAAGAGGACGCGTTGAAGCTGGACCTCCGGCTCAATCGGGCGCTCGAACAGGGGATGGGCCTATCCGTCTATGTTTTCGGATATCATCCGGATCGTTCGTTCGAGCACATGCCCAAGCTGCATATCTGCCTCAAGGCTTTTTCCGTCGAAATCCTGGACCAAGCCAGGCTTTGGCCTCCCGGCGGCCTCTCTGTAAAAAAAACAGGGCCGGTGATTCAACTTAGGATTCCCCTGGCCGCCCTGGGATCGCCCGACCGTGTCCTTACCGGGGCCCGCACCTATCTTAACGAGGTCCCGCTGAACTGGGCCCCGTGGCGGGTCCTCCGGATTTCGCCGGCCAGCGAATCCTCATCGCGCGCCGGGATGGAGTAG
- a CDS encoding glycosyltransferase → MAPLRTVFLLQDLKFGGTQTQALALARGLPAGRFAVELWTLAAGEDLDPAPVPRVRLANGRVVFARAIAALWRALKQNPPDLLVLWTVVPNRWGRILGRWAGVRTIIGNCRDGSAPRRQHERRLWRWADRVVCNSESQRRELVESLGVPESRAAVIHNGVETGRFAPGPVSREPMLLNVARLVPKKDHATLLAAFRIVRQRRPDVRLRVAGDGPLAAKLREAAADLPPGSVDWLASRRDPVPLYRECAALVLSSRVEGLPNVVLEAMACGRPVVATRVDGIPEVVEHGRTGLLVPPGDPDRLADALLELLADPARAEAMRTAGREKIVSSFSMEAMIQRYAAVFEQAMASPRRVASGGLR, encoded by the coding sequence ATGGCCCCGCTCCGCACCGTATTTCTGCTCCAGGACCTGAAATTCGGGGGCACGCAGACGCAGGCCCTGGCCCTGGCGCGCGGCCTGCCCGCCGGCCGCTTCGCCGTGGAGCTCTGGACCCTCGCCGCCGGTGAGGACCTCGATCCGGCGCCGGTCCCGCGCGTCAGGCTGGCGAACGGTCGCGTCGTTTTCGCGCGGGCGATCGCCGCGCTGTGGCGCGCGCTCAAACAAAATCCGCCGGACCTGCTCGTGCTGTGGACCGTCGTGCCCAACCGGTGGGGAAGAATCCTCGGCCGCTGGGCCGGCGTCCGGACGATTATCGGCAACTGCCGCGACGGCTCCGCGCCGCGGCGCCAGCACGAGCGCCGGCTCTGGCGGTGGGCCGATCGCGTCGTATGCAATTCCGAGTCGCAGCGCCGGGAGTTGGTCGAGTCGCTCGGCGTGCCGGAGTCGCGAGCGGCTGTGATTCACAATGGCGTCGAGACCGGCCGGTTCGCGCCGGGGCCGGTGTCGCGCGAACCGATGCTGCTCAACGTCGCACGGCTGGTCCCGAAGAAGGATCACGCCACGCTGCTGGCGGCCTTCCGGATCGTGCGGCAGCGGAGGCCGGACGTTCGGCTCCGTGTCGCGGGCGATGGGCCGTTGGCCGCGAAATTGCGCGAAGCGGCCGCTGACTTGCCGCCCGGTTCCGTGGACTGGCTCGCCTCGCGGAGGGATCCCGTGCCCCTCTACCGGGAGTGCGCCGCGCTCGTGTTGAGTTCGCGCGTCGAGGGCCTGCCGAATGTCGTCCTGGAGGCCATGGCCTGCGGGCGCCCGGTGGTGGCGACCCGCGTGGACGGTATCCCCGAGGTCGTGGAACACGGCCGGACGGGGCTGCTGGTGCCGCCGGGCGATCCGGACCGGCTGGCCGATGCCCTGTTGGAACTGCTGGCCGACCCGGCCCGCGCCGAGGCGATGAGGACGGCGGGCCGGGAAAAAATCGTGTCGTCTTTCTCAATGGAGGCTATGATCCAGCGGTATGCGGCGGTTTTTGAACAGGCGATGGCTTCTCCCCGGCGTGTTGCTTCTGGCGGGCTGCGGTGA
- a CDS encoding efflux RND transporter periplasmic adaptor subunit: MRTRCWAGAVGAAALAALAALAGCSKQEAPPPAVVRPVVTVKVEDSGGTRTRSFSGTARAAVETILSFRVGGEIVELPVKIGTAVQAGDLVARLDATDYELQAKQLEAQRAQAEAEWKRAQADYDRVKLLYESQNASKSDLDQARAAFDSTAAQRDAVGKSLQLSRQQLEYCVLRAPIAGAIASRPVDIHQTVQAGQAIATLTAGEQMELLIGVPETLIARVHVGDAARIQFEALPGEPFDAGVSEVGVEPTASSTYPVKLVLQKADGRIRSGMIGEAQLTFAAEEGGGLNVPPAAVVSEPDGRRFVWVLDESSGTVRRRDVRIGALTSDGLQIVEGLQAGEDIVIRGVHRVEDGMAVRRMEESPSERP, translated from the coding sequence ATGAGGACACGGTGCTGGGCGGGAGCGGTGGGGGCGGCCGCGCTGGCCGCGCTGGCCGCGCTGGCCGGTTGCTCGAAACAGGAGGCGCCGCCGCCGGCCGTCGTGCGGCCGGTGGTGACGGTGAAGGTCGAGGATTCGGGCGGCACCCGCACGCGTTCGTTCTCCGGCACGGCGCGCGCCGCCGTCGAGACCATCTTGAGCTTCCGCGTCGGCGGCGAGATCGTCGAGTTGCCCGTCAAGATCGGCACGGCCGTGCAGGCGGGCGACCTCGTCGCGCGGCTGGACGCCACCGACTACGAGCTGCAGGCCAAGCAGCTCGAGGCGCAGCGGGCGCAGGCGGAGGCGGAGTGGAAACGCGCGCAGGCGGACTACGACCGCGTGAAGCTCCTCTACGAGTCGCAGAACGCCAGCAAGAGCGACCTCGACCAGGCCCGCGCGGCGTTCGACTCGACCGCCGCCCAGCGCGACGCCGTCGGCAAGAGCCTCCAGCTCTCCCGGCAGCAGCTGGAATACTGCGTCCTGCGCGCGCCCATCGCGGGCGCCATCGCGTCCCGGCCGGTGGACATTCACCAGACGGTGCAGGCGGGACAGGCCATCGCCACCCTGACCGCCGGCGAGCAGATGGAGCTGTTGATCGGCGTGCCCGAGACCCTGATCGCCCGGGTCCACGTGGGCGACGCCGCCCGGATCCAGTTCGAGGCGCTGCCCGGCGAGCCCTTCGACGCCGGCGTCAGCGAGGTCGGGGTCGAGCCCACCGCGTCCTCGACCTATCCCGTGAAGCTCGTCCTCCAGAAGGCCGACGGGCGCATCCGCTCCGGCATGATCGGCGAGGCGCAGCTGACCTTCGCCGCGGAGGAAGGCGGCGGGCTGAACGTCCCGCCCGCCGCCGTGGTGAGCGAGCCGGACGGCCGCCGCTTCGTCTGGGTCCTCGACGAGTCGTCCGGCACGGTGCGCCGGCGCGACGTCCGGATCGGCGCGCTGACGTCGGACGGGCTCCAGATCGTCGAGGGCCTGCAGGCCGGCGAGGATATCGTCATCCGGGGCGTCCACCGCGTCGAGGACGGCATGGCGGTCCGCCGGATGGAGGAAAGCCCGTCGGAGCGCCCATGA
- a CDS encoding SUMF1/EgtB/PvdO family nonheme iron enzyme codes for MNRRWLLPGVLLLAGCGEASGPRRGQSWSVPDLALELKWIPPGRGWIGSTPEERAWAEGPEGRGPRNFFSDEGLAPRRVQFKNGFWLGRTEVTVGQWRSFVDATGHTTEAERKGAAWAWDAAAGRMALLPGRNWRETGFPFPLREDHPVTFVTWNDAVAFCAWLTAREAAAGRLPEGYEYRLPGEAEWEYACRGGRERAAFWWGDSLREGEGRMNAAGLDADEHGAWELSYPWLDGFKFIAPVDAYGGRGRNGFGLADMLGNVWEWCADGYDPDGAHPEIYTGRMERVVLRGGAFDDRPGYLRCAVRSAPRPDDPNLARGFRVCLGRKVEP; via the coding sequence TTGAACAGGCGATGGCTTCTCCCCGGCGTGTTGCTTCTGGCGGGCTGCGGTGAGGCGTCCGGCCCGCGCCGGGGTCAATCCTGGTCGGTTCCGGACCTGGCGCTGGAACTGAAGTGGATACCTCCCGGCCGCGGCTGGATCGGCAGCACGCCCGAGGAACGGGCGTGGGCCGAGGGGCCGGAAGGCCGGGGACCGCGAAACTTTTTCTCTGACGAGGGCCTCGCCCCGCGCCGGGTACAGTTCAAGAACGGGTTCTGGCTCGGCCGCACGGAGGTGACGGTCGGCCAGTGGCGGTCCTTCGTGGACGCGACCGGGCACACGACCGAAGCCGAACGGAAGGGCGCGGCGTGGGCGTGGGACGCCGCCGCTGGCCGGATGGCCCTGCTTCCGGGCCGGAACTGGCGTGAGACAGGCTTCCCGTTTCCCCTGCGCGAGGATCATCCGGTCACCTTCGTTACGTGGAACGATGCCGTTGCATTCTGCGCGTGGTTGACCGCGCGCGAGGCAGCCGCCGGGCGACTGCCGGAAGGATATGAATACCGCCTGCCCGGCGAGGCGGAATGGGAGTATGCCTGCCGGGGCGGGCGGGAACGCGCGGCGTTCTGGTGGGGAGACAGCCTGCGCGAAGGAGAAGGCCGAATGAATGCGGCCGGTCTGGACGCGGACGAGCATGGTGCGTGGGAGTTGTCCTATCCCTGGCTGGACGGATTTAAATTCATCGCGCCGGTGGACGCGTATGGCGGGCGCGGGCGGAACGGTTTCGGGCTGGCCGACATGCTGGGCAATGTCTGGGAGTGGTGCGCGGACGGCTACGATCCGGACGGGGCGCACCCCGAGATCTATACCGGGCGCATGGAGCGAGTCGTTCTGCGGGGCGGGGCCTTCGACGATCGGCCCGGCTACCTGCGGTGCGCGGTCCGGTCGGCGCCCCGGCCGGATGACCCGAACCTGGCGCGGGGATTCCGCGTCTGCCTGGGCAGAAAGGTCGAGCCGTGA
- a CDS encoding SUMF1/EgtB/PvdO family nonheme iron enzyme, giving the protein MKWIPPGLCQLGSGPYEQEWTEGPEGQGNRKWFANEGPSLANFETGFWLGQTEVTVAQWQSFVAATGYVTDGERQGYAWGFDWERKTLANVSGANWRNPTYGLPQRPDHPVSCVSWNDAMAFCDWLTAREAAAGRLPEGYEYRLPGDAEWEYACRGGQWDTRFWWGNSVAGGAGRLNAAGDEPVVPGDPAWRWNNPFPWSDGYGFISPVDAYGERGRNGFGLADMLGNLWEWCFDGYDHHGAHARIYMKGTGHRLLRGGAFDDRPAFLRCAVRQAPEPHEANFARGFRVGLGAPP; this is encoded by the coding sequence ATGAAGTGGATCCCGCCCGGCCTGTGCCAGCTGGGCTCGGGGCCTTACGAGCAGGAATGGACCGAAGGTCCGGAGGGACAGGGGAACCGCAAGTGGTTCGCCAACGAGGGGCCATCGCTGGCGAATTTCGAGACGGGTTTCTGGCTGGGCCAGACCGAGGTCACGGTGGCGCAGTGGCAGTCGTTTGTCGCCGCCACCGGGTATGTCACGGACGGCGAGCGGCAGGGCTACGCGTGGGGATTCGACTGGGAGCGCAAGACACTGGCGAATGTCTCCGGGGCGAACTGGCGGAATCCCACCTATGGCCTGCCGCAGCGGCCGGACCATCCGGTATCCTGCGTCAGTTGGAACGACGCCATGGCGTTTTGCGACTGGCTTACGGCGCGCGAAGCGGCGGCCGGCCGGCTGCCGGAGGGGTACGAGTATCGTCTGCCGGGCGATGCGGAGTGGGAGTATGCCTGCCGCGGCGGGCAATGGGACACCCGTTTCTGGTGGGGCAACAGCGTGGCCGGCGGCGCGGGCCGCCTCAACGCGGCGGGCGATGAACCCGTGGTCCCCGGCGATCCCGCGTGGCGCTGGAACAATCCTTTTCCCTGGAGTGATGGATATGGATTCATCTCGCCGGTGGACGCGTACGGCGAGCGGGGGCGGAACGGGTTCGGCCTGGCGGACATGCTGGGCAATCTCTGGGAGTGGTGTTTCGACGGGTACGATCACCATGGCGCGCATGCCCGGATCTACATGAAGGGCACGGGCCATCGCCTGCTCCGGGGCGGTGCGTTTGACGATCGTCCGGCCTTCCTCCGTTGCGCGGTCCGCCAGGCCCCCGAACCGCATGAAGCCAACTTCGCGCGCGGGTTCCGCGTGGGCCTGGGCGCGCCGCCATGA